A DNA window from Streptomyces canus contains the following coding sequences:
- a CDS encoding LamG-like jellyroll fold domain-containing protein: MCTSHEHDQGEAAQAGAGRRSFLRATALLGAAATAGVALPAVAEAAVSGYRPDTRSRRFTLAVMPDTQYLFDGPSIDKAPVEAALRYLLEHGKDENIVFLSHLGDLTQNGAAPEFAAIGEAFELLDRRGVGYSVLAGNHDVRSSTTDQRGATPYLDVFGPDRFKGRKTFGGASPDGYNTFHLFEAAGREWMVLALDWRLSDQGYAWAKSVLAAHPRTPVVLTTHELVVGDDTLSDYGQQLWDRLVKDHDQIFLTLNGHYWPAGRATRRNTAGNDVHLHLTNYQNRYFGGAAMIRLYRFDLDRGVIDVETVSPWILGRASRGLNELERQEIELSGDADRFSVDIDFASRFAGFDPVPGRAARPAATMLVPGTAAYWRFESAVSGTVRDLSGRGNDLTVVSVGGGSLGWSADHHPDQPGHGSLEFQGYKSPLKGAYLKTVDGAPLNRATFEAGYTIEAFYRLPADWDPDHNAWSGLVSRTGTGGAAGKTGDDPDEPLATLSLSNDREPQWAMRPLDQEGIATNWGQETPLETWWHLALVNDGRHSTLYVQGCPVVRNPKAPAVGITSVGLPWLLGGYEYGGEIDQIFHGRLGDVRIVGRALPVSSFMTH, from the coding sequence GTGTGCACTTCGCATGAGCACGATCAGGGCGAGGCCGCCCAGGCCGGTGCCGGACGACGCAGTTTCCTGCGGGCGACGGCACTGCTGGGCGCGGCCGCCACGGCAGGGGTCGCGCTGCCGGCGGTGGCCGAGGCCGCGGTGTCCGGGTATCGTCCCGACACCCGGAGCCGGCGCTTCACGCTCGCCGTCATGCCCGACACGCAGTACCTCTTCGACGGGCCGAGCATCGACAAGGCTCCCGTCGAGGCCGCGCTGCGGTATCTGCTGGAACACGGGAAGGACGAGAACATCGTCTTCCTGTCCCACCTCGGCGACCTCACGCAGAACGGCGCTGCACCCGAGTTCGCCGCGATCGGCGAGGCGTTCGAGCTGCTGGACCGCCGGGGTGTCGGCTACAGCGTCCTCGCGGGCAACCACGACGTGAGGTCGTCCACCACCGACCAGCGCGGTGCGACGCCGTACCTGGACGTGTTCGGCCCCGACCGGTTCAAGGGCCGAAAGACCTTCGGCGGTGCCTCGCCCGACGGCTACAACACCTTCCACCTCTTCGAGGCCGCGGGCCGCGAGTGGATGGTGCTCGCGCTGGACTGGCGCCTTTCGGACCAGGGGTACGCCTGGGCGAAGAGCGTCCTGGCCGCCCACCCGAGGACGCCGGTCGTCCTGACCACGCACGAGCTGGTCGTCGGGGACGACACCCTCTCGGACTACGGTCAGCAGCTGTGGGACCGGCTGGTCAAGGACCACGACCAGATCTTCCTCACCCTCAACGGGCACTACTGGCCGGCCGGCCGGGCGACCCGCAGGAACACGGCGGGCAACGACGTCCACCTGCACCTGACGAACTACCAGAACCGGTACTTCGGCGGCGCCGCCATGATCCGCCTGTACCGCTTCGACCTCGACCGCGGCGTGATCGACGTGGAGACGGTCTCCCCGTGGATCCTGGGCCGGGCCTCCAGGGGGCTCAACGAGCTGGAGCGGCAGGAGATCGAACTGAGCGGCGACGCCGACCGGTTCTCCGTCGACATCGACTTCGCCTCGCGGTTCGCCGGCTTCGATCCGGTGCCCGGGCGTGCGGCGCGTCCGGCGGCCACCATGCTCGTGCCGGGTACCGCCGCGTACTGGCGCTTCGAGTCGGCGGTCTCCGGCACGGTCCGTGACCTCTCCGGCCGCGGCAACGACCTCACCGTGGTGTCGGTCGGCGGCGGCTCACTGGGCTGGTCCGCCGACCATCACCCCGACCAGCCCGGCCACGGCAGCCTGGAGTTCCAGGGCTACAAGTCGCCGCTCAAGGGCGCGTACCTGAAGACGGTCGACGGGGCCCCGCTCAACAGGGCGACCTTCGAGGCCGGTTACACCATCGAGGCGTTCTACCGGCTCCCCGCGGACTGGGACCCGGACCACAACGCCTGGTCGGGCCTGGTCAGCCGGACCGGCACCGGCGGCGCCGCGGGCAAGACCGGCGACGACCCCGACGAGCCGCTCGCCACGCTCTCGCTCTCCAACGACCGTGAGCCGCAGTGGGCCATGCGCCCGCTCGACCAGGAGGGCATCGCCACCAACTGGGGCCAGGAGACCCCGCTGGAGACCTGGTGGCACCTCGCCCTCGTCAACGACGGCAGGCACTCCACGCTGTACGTCCAGGGCTGCCCGGTGGTCCGCAACCCGAAGGCGCCCGCCGTCGGCATCACCTCGGTGGGTCTGCCGTGGCTGCTCGGCGGCTACGAGTACGGCGGCGAGATCGACCAGATCTTCCACGGCCGTCTCGGCGACGTCCGGATCGTCGGACGCGCCCTGCCCGTCTCCTCCTTCATGACTCACTGA
- a CDS encoding histidinol-phosphatase, with amino-acid sequence MTEQQLPSWADPSVHPADLDAQGVSRRGLLRRAGLFGAAFALGSAATPAFASSEKRGFGGDDPRLAYLVGDHHVHSVYSHDAKYTFSQQAQAAARYGLDWMVFNEHSNFGHAYYGAKMEHAEIVKARAENPRQLIFQGLEWYIPAAEHCTVFAAPGPHETDLLTRFELAYDGKLLNYTEGSAGATDTARNEAHAVKAIKWLAEQRRSGYVDDVLVIANHPLRLGIDSPHEMRGWRDAGRGGGREGAPEIMIGMEGAPGAQGAAIPGRRGATSIRGEYENKPSAQSWSGYPTDAYLTYGGFDWATATVGGLWDSMLAEGSLFSITTNSDNHRTVFDTWKNGDWPAGQNFDNTGKLPDPVNTDTPQPGSDFWPGEFSRTHVGVTRYGYRAVMAGLRAGRIWVDHGHLLDGLDVRVKRDCDLGRGVTLGGRLRVRKGERITLYVTVTSASRANPQGILPELAHVDVIRGAVRGPVSDRDDWKAPDTKVVQTTDVSGRKGTYTLRIPLTAGDESFYVRLRGSDGKRHGTGYLGASVDAHGPIPHEPGNGDPWADTWFYSNPVFVDVADA; translated from the coding sequence ATGACCGAGCAGCAACTGCCTTCCTGGGCCGACCCCTCCGTCCACCCCGCCGACCTCGACGCCCAGGGCGTGTCGAGGCGCGGACTCCTGCGCCGCGCCGGCCTGTTCGGCGCCGCGTTCGCCCTCGGCTCGGCGGCGACCCCCGCGTTCGCCTCCTCCGAGAAGCGGGGCTTCGGCGGCGACGACCCGCGTCTCGCCTACCTGGTCGGCGACCACCACGTCCACTCCGTGTACAGCCACGACGCGAAGTACACGTTCTCCCAGCAGGCGCAGGCCGCCGCCAGGTACGGCCTCGACTGGATGGTGTTCAACGAGCACTCCAACTTCGGACACGCCTACTACGGCGCCAAGATGGAGCACGCGGAGATCGTCAAGGCCCGCGCGGAGAACCCGCGCCAGCTGATCTTCCAGGGCCTGGAGTGGTACATCCCGGCCGCCGAGCACTGCACGGTGTTCGCGGCCCCCGGCCCGCACGAGACCGACCTGCTCACGCGGTTCGAGCTCGCCTACGACGGCAAGCTCCTCAACTACACCGAGGGGTCCGCGGGCGCCACCGACACCGCGCGCAACGAGGCCCACGCCGTCAAGGCGATCAAGTGGCTGGCGGAGCAGCGCCGTTCGGGCTACGTCGACGACGTCCTCGTGATCGCCAACCACCCGCTGCGGCTCGGCATCGACTCCCCGCACGAGATGCGGGGCTGGCGGGACGCAGGGCGGGGTGGCGGGAGAGAAGGTGCCCCCGAGATCATGATCGGCATGGAGGGCGCACCGGGCGCCCAGGGCGCGGCGATCCCCGGCCGGCGCGGGGCGACCTCGATCCGCGGCGAGTACGAGAACAAGCCGTCGGCGCAGTCGTGGTCGGGCTATCCGACGGACGCGTATCTGACGTACGGCGGCTTCGACTGGGCGACGGCGACCGTCGGCGGGCTGTGGGACTCGATGCTGGCAGAAGGCAGCCTGTTCTCGATCACCACGAACTCCGACAACCACCGCACGGTCTTCGACACGTGGAAGAACGGCGACTGGCCGGCCGGCCAGAACTTCGACAACACCGGCAAGCTGCCCGACCCGGTGAACACCGACACCCCGCAGCCCGGCAGCGACTTCTGGCCCGGCGAGTTCAGCCGCACCCACGTCGGCGTGACCCGCTACGGCTACCGCGCGGTGATGGCGGGCCTGCGCGCGGGCCGGATCTGGGTGGACCACGGGCATCTGCTCGACGGACTCGACGTCCGCGTGAAGCGGGACTGCGACCTGGGCCGCGGGGTCACGCTGGGCGGGCGGCTGCGGGTCCGCAAGGGCGAGAGGATCACGCTGTACGTCACCGTCACCAGCGCCTCCCGGGCCAACCCGCAGGGCATCCTGCCGGAGCTGGCGCACGTGGACGTGATCCGGGGCGCGGTACGGGGTCCGGTGAGCGACCGGGACGACTGGAAGGCGCCCGACACCAAGGTCGTACAGACGACGGACGTGTCCGGCCGGAAGGGGACGTACACCCTGCGCATCCCGCTGACCGCCGGGGACGAGTCCTTCTACGTCCGCCTGCGCGGCAGCGACGGCAAGCGCCACGGTACGGGGTATCTCGGCGCCTCGGTCGACGCGCACGGGCCGATTCCGCACGAGCCCGGCAACGGTGACCCGTGGGCGGACACGTGGTTCTATTCCAACCCCGTCTTCGTCGACGTGGCGGATGCCTGA
- a CDS encoding acyl-CoA synthetase codes for MRNEGLGSWPARRARKTPHRTALIHGGTTFTYAELHTRVTRLAHALRARGIRRGDRVAYLGPNHPSYLETLFAAGSLGAVFVPLNTRLAGPEIGYQLSDSGARALVYGPSHAGLVAGLPGSTDVRTYVEVGAEYEQLLAESAAEPIDEPVTADDTCIIMYTSGTTGRPKGAMLTHGNLTWNAINVLVDTDLITDERALVSAPLFHTAGLNMLTLPVLLKGGTCVLVEAFEPNATFDLIEQHRITFMFGVPTMFEQVARHPRWADADLSSLRILTCGGSPVSTPLIAAYQERGLTFLQGYGMTEASPGTLFLDAEHAISKAGSAGVPHFFSDVRVVRPDLAPVDIDETGEVVLRGPHVMPGYWGLPEETAASFADGWFRSGDAARVDEDGYVFIVDRIKDMIISGGENIYPAEIEDLLLGHPDIAECAVIGVPDDKWGEVPRAVVVPREGATPDPDEVLASLAGRLAKYKIPKSVVIADGLPRTASGKLLKSRVRKRFGSHS; via the coding sequence ATGCGCAACGAGGGACTGGGCTCATGGCCCGCACGCCGGGCCCGCAAGACCCCGCACCGCACCGCCCTGATCCACGGCGGCACGACGTTCACGTACGCCGAACTGCACACCCGCGTCACCCGCCTCGCGCACGCCCTGCGCGCCCGGGGCATCCGGCGCGGCGACCGCGTCGCCTACCTCGGCCCGAACCACCCCTCCTACCTGGAGACGCTCTTCGCGGCCGGCTCCCTGGGCGCGGTCTTCGTCCCCCTCAACACCCGCCTCGCCGGACCGGAGATCGGCTACCAGCTGTCCGACTCCGGGGCCAGGGCACTGGTCTACGGCCCCTCGCACGCGGGGCTCGTCGCCGGACTGCCGGGCAGCACCGACGTCCGTACGTACGTCGAAGTCGGCGCCGAATACGAGCAGTTGCTCGCCGAGTCGGCGGCGGAACCGATCGACGAGCCGGTCACCGCAGACGACACCTGCATCATCATGTACACCTCGGGCACGACCGGCCGCCCCAAGGGCGCCATGCTCACCCACGGCAACCTGACCTGGAACGCGATCAACGTCCTCGTCGACACCGACCTGATCACGGACGAACGCGCCCTCGTCTCCGCGCCGTTGTTCCACACGGCCGGCCTGAACATGCTGACGCTGCCCGTACTGCTGAAGGGCGGCACCTGTGTCCTGGTGGAGGCCTTCGAACCGAACGCGACCTTCGACCTGATCGAACAGCACCGGATCACCTTCATGTTCGGGGTGCCGACGATGTTCGAGCAGGTGGCCAGGCATCCGCGCTGGGCGGACGCGGACCTGTCCTCCCTGCGGATCCTGACCTGCGGCGGCTCCCCGGTGTCGACCCCCCTGATCGCCGCGTACCAGGAGCGCGGGCTCACCTTCCTCCAGGGCTACGGCATGACCGAGGCCTCTCCCGGAACCCTGTTCCTGGATGCCGAGCACGCCATCAGCAAGGCGGGTTCGGCGGGCGTGCCGCACTTCTTCAGCGATGTCCGGGTGGTACGGCCGGACCTGGCACCCGTCGACATCGACGAGACCGGCGAGGTCGTGCTCCGCGGGCCGCACGTCATGCCCGGCTACTGGGGGCTGCCCGAGGAGACCGCCGCCTCCTTCGCGGACGGCTGGTTCCGCAGCGGGGACGCGGCCCGCGTCGACGAGGACGGATACGTCTTCATCGTCGACCGCATCAAGGACATGATCATCTCCGGCGGCGAGAACATCTACCCCGCCGAGATCGAGGACCTGCTCCTCGGCCATCCGGACATCGCCGAGTGCGCGGTCATCGGTGTCCCGGACGACAAGTGGGGCGAGGTGCCGCGGGCGGTCGTCGTGCCGCGCGAGGGCGCCACGCCCGACCCCGACGAGGTGCTGGCCTCCCTGGCCGGACGGCTCGCCAAGTACAAGATCCCCAAGTCGGTGGTGATCGCGGACGGACTCCCGCGCACCGCCTCCGGAAAGCTCCTCAAGTCCCGGGTGCGCAAGCGCTTCGGCTCACACTCCTAG
- a CDS encoding amidohydrolase family protein produces MNVEDLVAIDVHTHAEVSSKGHSSLDDDLHDASSAYFKVEGKRKPTLEETAAYYRERKMAAVIFTVDAESATGTAPVPNEEVAEAAAANSDVLIPFASIDPFRGKAGVKQARRLVEEYGVKGFKFHPSIQGFFPNDRSVAYALYEVIEETGTIALFHTGQTGIGAGVPGGGGIRLKYSNPLHVDDVAADFPHLKIILAHPSFPWQDEALAVATHKPGVHIDLSGWSPKYFPPQLVQYANTLLKDKVLFGSDFPVLTPDRWLADFEKLSIKDEVKPKILKENAARLLGLTKP; encoded by the coding sequence ATGAACGTCGAGGACCTGGTCGCGATCGATGTCCACACCCACGCGGAGGTGTCCTCCAAGGGCCACTCCTCCCTGGACGACGACCTGCACGACGCCTCCTCGGCCTACTTCAAGGTCGAGGGCAAGCGGAAGCCGACCTTGGAGGAGACCGCCGCCTACTACCGCGAGCGGAAGATGGCCGCCGTGATCTTCACGGTGGACGCCGAGTCCGCGACCGGCACGGCGCCGGTCCCGAACGAGGAGGTCGCCGAAGCGGCGGCCGCCAACTCCGACGTGCTGATCCCCTTCGCCTCCATCGACCCCTTCCGCGGCAAGGCGGGCGTGAAGCAGGCCCGCCGCCTGGTCGAGGAGTACGGGGTGAAGGGCTTCAAGTTCCACCCCAGCATCCAGGGCTTCTTCCCCAACGACCGCTCGGTGGCCTATGCCCTCTACGAGGTCATCGAGGAGACCGGCACCATCGCCCTCTTCCACACCGGCCAGACCGGCATCGGCGCGGGGGTCCCCGGCGGGGGCGGCATCCGCCTGAAGTACTCCAACCCGCTCCACGTCGACGACGTGGCGGCCGACTTCCCGCACCTGAAGATCATCCTGGCGCACCCGTCCTTCCCCTGGCAGGACGAGGCCCTCGCCGTCGCCACGCACAAGCCGGGCGTGCACATCGACCTGTCCGGCTGGTCGCCGAAGTACTTCCCGCCGCAGCTCGTGCAGTACGCGAACACCCTGCTCAAGGACAAGGTCCTCTTCGGCTCCGACTTCCCCGTCCTCACCCCCGACCGCTGGCTCGCCGACTTCGAGAAGCTGTCGATCAAGGACGAGGTGAAGCCGAAGATCCTCAAGGAGAACGCCGCCCGTCTGCTCGGGCTCACCAAGCCATAA
- a CDS encoding glycoside hydrolase family 2 TIM barrel-domain containing protein yields MTDDPLIALRPWEAPEVTSWGRLPMNAVDRRSGVLPLDGDWRFQLLPAPDAPVGGSWSSAYVPGAWTVQGTDDLPRYTNVRMPFPEYPPHSPAANPTGVYEREVDVPAEWAGRRIVLQVGAAESVLLVHVDGRPVGVSKDSHLAAEFDLTGRVRVGARSVVRLTVIKWSDASHIEDQDQWWHGGITRSVLLYATDPLHLADVTVRASGSGKLRVDCRARDAGGALPEGWYVSGELEGQPLTQDEEFDRFNAEDERVSDFLGEARLRTVVEDVRTWNAETPELYSLTVRLHRADGTVADTSRHRTGFRDVEITGRDLLVNGERIFVRGVNRHDFHPLTGRTVSYDDMRADLITLKRFGFNAIRTSHYPNDPALYDLADELGFYVVDEADIESHDHAHEIADDPRYLHAFVDRVSRMVLRDKNHPSVVIWSLGNESDYGANHDAAAGWVRRHDPTRPIQYEGAAKLDWADPSVASDIACPMYASLEECVAHALSGRQTKPLIWCEYSHAMGNSNGTLADHWAAIESTPGLQGGFIWEFWDHGILQHVNDGRPVGRGGVGLHDNGVAAPGHRWAYGGDFGELLHDGAFIADGVVFPDRTPKPVMFEHREIAAPVRIECFRHEGIVLGNHQHFRGLAWLTGDWELSLADGRTLTSPAELPDLRPGETAAVPLPFELPEEGGEAWLTLRVTTAGDEPWATRGTVVCLPQVRLREAVPQAPVMLKNRSVEVDGDGLLVHPLLTCAPTLSLWRAPTDNDELGGMAPRWRDWGLDALVRKVTDVRQSPGQVTVHAEYACEAGVVRHLQVFTAVEGAIHVAESAELPDELDDVARVGSVFETVAGLDLMEWYGQGPWESYPDRAFGAPVGHHSVPVDELFTPYLRPQESGGRHGVRHFTLSAPDATGLAVVLDEPRQVGVSRYRAADLTGVTHHDELVPRAGCVVHIDAAHRGLGTASCGPDTTASYLVAPGVHRWSWTLRAL; encoded by the coding sequence ATGACGGACGATCCCCTGATCGCCCTGCGCCCCTGGGAGGCACCCGAGGTGACCTCCTGGGGACGGCTGCCCATGAACGCCGTCGACCGGCGCTCCGGAGTACTCCCCCTGGACGGCGACTGGCGCTTCCAGTTGCTGCCCGCTCCGGACGCGCCGGTCGGCGGCTCCTGGTCCTCGGCGTACGTGCCGGGGGCCTGGACCGTGCAGGGCACCGACGACCTGCCGCGGTACACGAACGTGCGGATGCCGTTCCCCGAGTACCCGCCCCACTCCCCCGCGGCCAACCCCACCGGCGTCTACGAGCGTGAGGTGGACGTCCCCGCCGAATGGGCCGGACGCCGGATCGTGCTCCAGGTCGGGGCCGCCGAGAGCGTGCTCCTCGTGCATGTGGACGGGCGGCCCGTCGGCGTCTCCAAGGACTCCCATCTGGCGGCCGAGTTCGATCTCACGGGACGGGTACGCGTCGGCGCGCGGAGCGTCGTACGACTGACGGTCATCAAGTGGTCGGACGCCTCTCACATCGAGGACCAGGACCAGTGGTGGCACGGCGGGATCACGCGGTCCGTGCTGCTGTACGCGACGGATCCGCTGCATCTGGCGGACGTGACGGTGCGGGCGTCCGGCAGCGGCAAGCTGCGGGTGGACTGCCGGGCGCGGGACGCGGGTGGCGCACTGCCCGAGGGGTGGTACGTCAGCGGCGAGCTGGAGGGGCAACCGCTCACCCAGGACGAGGAGTTCGACCGGTTCAACGCCGAGGACGAACGGGTCTCCGACTTCCTCGGCGAGGCACGGCTGCGGACCGTCGTGGAGGACGTGCGCACCTGGAACGCCGAGACACCCGAGCTGTACTCACTCACCGTCCGACTGCACCGCGCCGACGGCACGGTCGCCGACACCTCACGGCACCGGACCGGCTTCCGGGACGTCGAGATCACCGGCCGCGACCTGCTGGTCAACGGCGAGCGGATCTTCGTCCGGGGCGTGAACCGGCACGACTTCCATCCCCTGACCGGGCGGACGGTGTCGTACGACGACATGCGCGCGGACCTGATCACGCTCAAGCGCTTCGGGTTCAACGCGATCCGCACCTCCCACTACCCCAACGATCCCGCCCTCTACGACCTCGCCGACGAACTCGGTTTCTACGTCGTCGACGAGGCGGACATCGAGTCCCACGACCACGCCCACGAGATCGCCGACGACCCGCGCTATCTGCACGCCTTCGTGGACCGGGTCTCGCGGATGGTGCTGCGGGACAAGAACCATCCGTCGGTCGTCATCTGGTCGCTGGGCAACGAGTCGGACTACGGCGCGAACCATGACGCGGCCGCCGGGTGGGTGCGCCGGCACGACCCGACGCGGCCGATCCAGTACGAGGGGGCGGCCAAGCTCGACTGGGCGGACCCTTCGGTGGCCTCCGACATCGCCTGCCCCATGTACGCCTCGCTCGAGGAGTGCGTGGCGCACGCGCTCTCCGGGCGGCAGACCAAGCCCCTGATCTGGTGCGAGTACTCCCACGCCATGGGCAACAGCAACGGCACACTCGCGGACCACTGGGCCGCCATCGAGTCAACGCCAGGTCTTCAGGGCGGGTTCATCTGGGAGTTCTGGGACCACGGCATTCTGCAACATGTGAACGACGGCAGACCGGTCGGACGTGGGGGCGTCGGGCTCCATGACAACGGTGTCGCCGCGCCCGGCCACCGCTGGGCGTACGGCGGCGACTTCGGCGAGCTCCTGCACGACGGCGCCTTCATCGCGGACGGCGTGGTCTTCCCCGACCGCACGCCCAAGCCGGTGATGTTCGAGCACCGCGAGATCGCGGCGCCGGTGCGCATCGAGTGCTTCAGGCACGAGGGCATCGTGCTCGGCAACCACCAGCACTTCCGGGGCCTGGCCTGGCTGACCGGCGACTGGGAGCTCTCACTCGCCGACGGCCGCACGCTGACCTCTCCCGCCGAGCTGCCCGATCTGCGGCCCGGTGAGACGGCGGCGGTACCGCTGCCGTTCGAGCTGCCCGAGGAGGGCGGCGAGGCGTGGCTGACGCTCCGGGTGACGACCGCCGGGGACGAGCCCTGGGCGACGCGCGGCACGGTGGTGTGCCTGCCGCAGGTGCGGCTGCGGGAGGCGGTTCCGCAGGCTCCGGTGATGCTGAAGAACCGTTCCGTCGAGGTCGACGGCGACGGTCTCCTGGTCCACCCCCTGCTCACCTGTGCACCCACGCTCTCCCTGTGGCGGGCGCCCACCGACAACGACGAGCTCGGCGGCATGGCACCGCGCTGGCGTGACTGGGGACTCGACGCCCTGGTGCGCAAGGTCACGGACGTACGGCAGAGCCCCGGCCAGGTCACCGTTCACGCCGAGTACGCCTGTGAGGCCGGTGTCGTCCGCCATCTGCAGGTCTTCACCGCGGTCGAGGGCGCCATCCATGTCGCGGAGTCGGCCGAGCTGCCGGACGAACTCGACGACGTGGCGCGGGTCGGCTCCGTCTTCGAGACGGTCGCCGGGCTCGACCTGATGGAGTGGTACGGACAGGGCCCCTGGGAGTCGTATCCGGACCGCGCCTTCGGAGCGCCCGTCGGCCATCACTCCGTGCCCGTGGACGAGCTGTTCACCCCCTATCTGCGCCCGCAGGAGAGCGGCGGCCGGCACGGTGTACGGCACTTCACGCTCTCCGCGCCGGACGCCACCGGCCTCGCGGTCGTCCTGGACGAACCACGCCAGGTCGGCGTGAGCCGGTACCGCGCCGCGGACCTCACCGGCGTGACGCACCACGACGAACTCGTCCCGCGGGCGGGCTGTGTCGTGCACATCGACGCGGCCCACCGCGGCCTCGGCACCGCCTCCTGCGGACCCGACACCACCGCCTCCTATCTCGTTGCGCCGGGCGTCCATCGCTGGAGCTGGACTCTGCGCGCGCTCTGA
- a CDS encoding MaoC family dehydratase has protein sequence MSVTVNGLDELKKLAGSDLGTSEWIEVTQERINTFADATGDHQWIHVDPEKAAAGPFGAPIAHGYLTLSLFIPLFTELLDVQGVTTKVNYGLNKVRFPSPVKVGSRIRLVAKLTDVEEVPGGVQVTVDGAVEIEGGAKPAAVLQSLSRFYA, from the coding sequence ATGAGCGTCACCGTCAACGGCCTCGACGAACTGAAGAAGCTCGCCGGCAGCGACCTCGGCACCAGCGAGTGGATCGAGGTCACCCAGGAGCGCATCAACACGTTCGCCGACGCCACGGGCGACCACCAGTGGATCCACGTGGACCCCGAGAAGGCGGCGGCAGGCCCCTTCGGCGCGCCCATCGCGCACGGCTACCTCACTCTCTCGCTGTTCATCCCGCTCTTCACCGAGCTGCTGGACGTCCAGGGCGTCACCACGAAGGTCAACTACGGCCTGAACAAGGTCCGTTTCCCCTCGCCGGTGAAGGTGGGCTCGCGCATCCGCCTCGTCGCCAAGCTCACGGACGTCGAGGAGGTGCCGGGCGGCGTGCAGGTCACCGTCGACGGGGCGGTGGAGATCGAGGGCGGGGCCAAGCCGGCCGCGGTGCTGCAGAGCCTGTCGCGCTTCTACGCCTGA
- a CDS encoding SDR family NAD(P)-dependent oxidoreductase: protein MSSIDLSGKVAVVTGSGRGLGLAYAHALAAHGASVVVNDVDEAVAEQAVKSIAEAGGTAVAEVVPVGTTEAAERLVGRAVEEFGRLDILVTNAGILRDKVLWKMTDDDFDAVITTHLKGTFTCARAAAVRMREQGEGGSLILVGSPAGQRGNFGQTNYAAAKAGIAAFARTWSMELGRAGITVNAIVPVAATAMTETIPAFAPYIEAMRNGEPLPDFLRKGEGFGTPEDCAALVPFLASEAARGITGQAIGIGGDKVALWSHPQEIRAAYADGGWTADTLADAFPTSVGAELQTVGIPAPKLPEA, encoded by the coding sequence GTGTCCAGCATCGATCTCTCCGGCAAGGTCGCCGTCGTCACCGGCAGCGGCCGGGGCCTCGGCCTCGCCTACGCGCACGCCCTCGCCGCCCACGGCGCCTCCGTGGTCGTCAACGACGTCGACGAGGCGGTCGCCGAGCAGGCCGTGAAGTCCATCGCGGAGGCGGGCGGCACCGCCGTCGCCGAGGTGGTCCCGGTCGGCACCACCGAGGCCGCCGAGCGGCTGGTGGGCCGGGCGGTGGAGGAGTTCGGACGGCTCGACATCCTGGTCACCAACGCGGGCATCCTGCGTGACAAGGTGCTGTGGAAGATGACCGACGACGACTTCGACGCGGTGATCACCACCCACCTCAAGGGCACCTTCACCTGCGCCCGTGCCGCCGCGGTCCGGATGCGTGAACAGGGCGAGGGCGGCTCCCTGATCCTGGTCGGCTCCCCGGCCGGGCAGCGCGGCAACTTCGGGCAGACGAACTACGCCGCCGCCAAGGCCGGGATCGCCGCCTTCGCCCGTACCTGGTCCATGGAACTGGGCCGCGCCGGCATCACCGTCAACGCGATCGTGCCGGTCGCGGCCACCGCGATGACCGAGACCATCCCCGCCTTCGCCCCGTACATCGAGGCCATGAGGAACGGCGAGCCGCTCCCGGACTTCCTCCGCAAGGGCGAGGGCTTCGGCACCCCCGAGGACTGCGCGGCCCTCGTCCCCTTCCTCGCCTCCGAGGCCGCCCGGGGCATCACCGGGCAGGCCATCGGCATCGGCGGCGACAAGGTGGCACTCTGGTCCCATCCGCAGGAGATCAGGGCGGCCTACGCCGACGGCGGCTGGACCGCCGACACCCTGGCCGACGCCTTCCCGACGTCGGTGGGCGCCGAACTCCAGACGGTCGGCATCCCGGCACCGAAGCTTCCGGAGGCGTGA